A stretch of Mycobacterium sp. ITM-2016-00316 DNA encodes these proteins:
- a CDS encoding epoxide hydrolase family protein, with protein MAPFQIAVTDDELDDLSRRLTHTRWPEAECVDDWSQGIPLAYTRDLAEYWAEGYDWRAREAALNRFPQFVTAIDDLDIHFIHQRSPHEDAFPLVITHGWPGSIVEFQKIIAPLTDPTSHGGRAEDAFHVVCPSLPGYGFSGKPTTTGWGVERIATAWDTLMGRLGYERYGAQGGDWGAAVTTQIGRNVGRCCAIHTNMAIGQPTTESMQNPTEDDQAAFAAMKHYRKWEAGYSKQQATRPQTLGYGLVDSPVAQMAWIVEKFWSWSDCDGHPENVFSRDELLDNVMLYWLTGTGASSARLYWESFGAFGKREPVSLPTGVADFPKEIMRSPRPWCESHYNITRWTTMPRGGHFAAFEQPELLIEDIRAFFATVRR; from the coding sequence ATTGCGCCCTTCCAGATCGCGGTGACCGACGACGAACTGGACGACCTGTCCCGCCGGCTGACGCATACCCGGTGGCCCGAGGCCGAATGCGTCGACGACTGGAGCCAGGGCATCCCGCTGGCCTACACCCGGGATCTCGCCGAGTACTGGGCCGAGGGCTACGACTGGCGGGCGCGGGAGGCCGCGCTCAATCGCTTCCCGCAGTTCGTCACCGCCATCGACGACCTGGACATCCATTTCATCCACCAGCGGTCCCCGCACGAGGACGCGTTCCCGTTGGTCATCACCCACGGCTGGCCGGGATCGATCGTCGAGTTTCAGAAGATCATCGCCCCACTGACCGATCCCACCTCGCACGGCGGCCGCGCCGAGGATGCGTTTCACGTCGTCTGCCCGTCACTGCCCGGCTATGGCTTCTCCGGCAAGCCCACCACCACCGGATGGGGTGTCGAGCGGATCGCGACGGCCTGGGACACCCTGATGGGCCGGTTGGGTTATGAGCGCTACGGCGCCCAGGGCGGCGACTGGGGTGCGGCCGTCACCACGCAGATCGGGCGGAATGTCGGCCGGTGCTGCGCGATTCACACCAACATGGCCATCGGTCAACCCACGACCGAGAGCATGCAGAACCCGACCGAGGACGACCAGGCGGCCTTCGCGGCGATGAAGCACTACCGGAAATGGGAAGCAGGCTATTCCAAGCAGCAGGCCACCCGGCCGCAGACGCTGGGCTACGGTCTGGTCGATTCGCCGGTGGCCCAAATGGCCTGGATCGTGGAGAAATTCTGGTCCTGGAGCGACTGCGACGGGCACCCGGAGAACGTGTTCAGCCGGGATGAGCTGCTGGACAACGTGATGCTGTACTGGCTCACCGGCACCGGGGCGTCATCGGCGCGGTTGTACTGGGAGAGTTTCGGCGCCTTCGGCAAGCGCGAACCGGTGTCGCTGCCCACCGGTGTCGCGGACTTCCCGAAGGAGATCATGCGGTCGCCGCGTCCCTGGTGCGAATCGCACTACAACATCACCCGGTGGACGACGATGCCGCGCGGCGGGCATTTCGCCGCGTTCGAACAACCCGAATTGCTGATCGAGGACATCAGGGCATTCTTCGCTACGGTGCGACGCTAA
- a CDS encoding adenylate/guanylate cyclase domain-containing protein gives MSRTRAVRFTAGLVFAHLLTSGEVFIVLMSLRRQNHSGAEVLVPQGDLWTVLVVVLLGTVLAGIGGYRIIAPSLRWFEAGIEPNVRQRRAAINMILRQSVLLLSIWLLGAAVFIIASGITGWKPILLIEVSALFGGISTASSSLLFTQRVTRPVVAAASRDFDGRVTAPGVQARLVLMWTLTTAVPSLTIAIMVVARANGWLIPESASVDVPVVLLSLVSVFLGLRTLMLVSISISDPLREIIDAMADVEQGRIGKQVDVYEQSEIGRLQHGFNRMVAGLQERDRLRDLFGRHVGPEVVSMAIETGAVTDDVLSGDVREVAVLFIDVTGSTALAMTRTPAEVADVFNDFFRIVVAAVEAHHGLINKFQGDAVLAVFGAPIASQTAAASALAAARTLGAALGRQELDYGIGVSAGPAFAGNIGAENRYEYTVIGDPVNEAARLADIAKTLPARIACSGAAMERAGDEVRHWDRHGEVTLRGRSEPTDVHVPR, from the coding sequence ATGTCCCGCACTAGAGCGGTCCGCTTCACGGCCGGTCTGGTCTTCGCGCACCTGCTCACCTCCGGCGAGGTCTTCATCGTCCTGATGTCGCTGCGCCGCCAGAACCACAGTGGGGCAGAGGTGTTGGTGCCGCAGGGCGATCTGTGGACCGTTCTGGTCGTGGTGCTGCTGGGCACGGTGCTGGCGGGGATCGGCGGTTACCGCATCATCGCGCCATCGCTGCGCTGGTTCGAGGCCGGAATCGAACCGAATGTGCGCCAGCGTCGCGCCGCCATCAACATGATCCTGCGCCAGTCGGTGTTGCTGTTGTCGATCTGGTTGCTCGGTGCGGCGGTCTTCATCATCGCCAGCGGCATCACCGGCTGGAAGCCGATCCTGCTCATCGAGGTCTCGGCGCTGTTCGGCGGCATCTCCACCGCCAGCAGTAGCCTGCTGTTCACCCAGCGGGTCACCCGGCCTGTGGTTGCCGCGGCGTCAAGGGATTTCGACGGCCGTGTGACCGCCCCCGGCGTGCAGGCGCGACTGGTGCTGATGTGGACGCTCACCACGGCAGTGCCGAGCCTCACCATCGCGATCATGGTGGTGGCCCGCGCCAACGGCTGGTTGATCCCGGAGTCGGCGTCGGTGGATGTCCCGGTGGTGCTGCTCTCACTGGTCTCGGTATTCCTCGGGTTGCGCACCCTGATGCTGGTCTCCATCTCCATCTCCGATCCCCTGCGCGAGATCATCGACGCGATGGCCGATGTCGAGCAGGGCCGCATCGGCAAGCAGGTGGATGTGTACGAGCAATCCGAGATCGGCAGGTTGCAGCACGGGTTCAACCGGATGGTGGCGGGCCTGCAGGAGCGTGACCGTCTGCGCGACCTGTTCGGCCGGCACGTCGGTCCCGAAGTGGTGAGTATGGCCATCGAGACGGGTGCGGTGACCGATGACGTGCTGTCCGGCGATGTGCGCGAAGTGGCCGTCCTGTTCATCGACGTGACGGGTTCCACCGCCCTGGCGATGACCCGCACCCCGGCCGAGGTGGCCGACGTGTTCAACGATTTCTTCCGGATCGTGGTGGCCGCCGTCGAGGCCCACCACGGGCTGATCAACAAGTTCCAGGGCGATGCGGTGCTGGCCGTGTTCGGCGCGCCCATCGCCTCGCAGACGGCGGCCGCGTCGGCGCTGGCGGCGGCCCGCACGCTGGGCGCGGCCCTCGGGCGCCAGGAACTGGACTACGGCATCGGGGTCTCGGCGGGGCCCGCGTTCGCAGGCAACATCGGTGCGGAAAACCGCTACGAATACACGGTCATCGGGGATCCGGTCAATGAGGCTGCGCGGCTGGCCGATATCGCCAAGACACTGCCGGCGCGCATCGCGTGTTCCGGCGCCGCTATGGAGCGGGCCGGCGACGAAGTCAGGCACTGGGACAGACACGGCGAGGTGACGTTGCGTGGGCGTTCCGAGCCGACCGATGTCCACGTGCCACGATGA
- a CDS encoding alkaline phosphatase, translating to MPVTHRVVPLLSLVAVGALTLGACSDPAAESGALPENPSVIILSGDGMGSQQRTAIQYHSYGLDERQPMDALPFAGMLDTIPGDSEYAVSDSAAGATAWAIGQKVPNGTTGLGPGGESVPTLLDLAKDRGMSTGLVNDHDVTNATLAAFGAPVADRDLKVEIAEGYLDRGVDVLFGGGEKYWYPEGDAGRIPDVGDDDASEGTSNLVERAEELGYGYAYDRETFDALAGPRALALVQDSAKRRSTEIEGYDYQNDPHYVAPEKLVAKALDILGQNDKGFFLVIESDDLDSDGHEHDAQNMMLAGESVNAMVQVITEYQKEHPDVLLIVTADHETGGMAIENVLDDGEPEPNSDQIADDPVPYWAETPENMPLAGGGVPKRSGPFTIKGTDRQFKVDWTTPEHTGTMVPVTAAGPLAERFTGVHHNTHVYDVVTELFGN from the coding sequence ATGCCCGTCACCCATCGTGTCGTCCCACTGCTCTCGCTTGTCGCCGTCGGCGCCCTCACCCTGGGTGCATGCAGTGACCCGGCCGCCGAATCCGGAGCGTTGCCAGAGAATCCCAGCGTCATCATCCTCAGCGGAGACGGGATGGGTTCACAGCAGCGCACCGCGATCCAGTACCACTCCTACGGGCTCGACGAGCGCCAGCCGATGGACGCTTTGCCTTTCGCGGGCATGCTGGACACGATCCCGGGTGATTCCGAGTACGCGGTCAGCGACTCTGCCGCCGGGGCCACCGCGTGGGCCATCGGCCAGAAGGTCCCCAACGGCACCACCGGCCTGGGGCCGGGCGGCGAATCGGTGCCGACGCTGCTCGACCTCGCCAAGGACCGCGGCATGTCAACCGGCCTGGTGAACGACCACGACGTCACCAACGCCACGCTCGCGGCCTTCGGCGCACCGGTTGCCGACCGGGATCTCAAGGTCGAGATCGCCGAGGGCTACCTGGACCGCGGTGTCGACGTGCTGTTCGGTGGTGGCGAAAAGTACTGGTACCCAGAGGGTGACGCCGGCAGGATTCCCGACGTCGGCGACGACGATGCCAGCGAAGGTACCTCGAACCTTGTCGAGCGCGCCGAAGAACTCGGCTACGGCTACGCGTACGACCGCGAGACCTTCGACGCACTGGCCGGGCCCAGGGCGCTCGCGCTCGTGCAGGACAGCGCCAAGCGGCGTTCCACCGAGATCGAAGGCTATGACTACCAGAACGACCCGCACTACGTGGCACCGGAGAAACTGGTCGCCAAGGCGCTGGACATCCTTGGTCAGAACGACAAGGGATTCTTCCTCGTCATCGAGAGCGATGACCTGGACTCCGATGGCCACGAGCACGACGCCCAGAACATGATGCTGGCCGGTGAATCCGTGAACGCCATGGTCCAGGTGATCACGGAGTACCAGAAGGAACATCCCGACGTTCTGCTGATCGTCACCGCCGACCACGAAACCGGCGGTATGGCCATCGAAAACGTGCTCGATGACGGCGAGCCCGAGCCCAACAGCGATCAGATCGCCGATGACCCGGTGCCCTACTGGGCCGAAACTCCGGAGAACATGCCGCTGGCGGGCGGTGGTGTCCCCAAGCGCAGCGGTCCTTTCACCATCAAGGGCACCGACCGACAGTTCAAGGTTGACTGGACGACTCCAGAGCACACCGGAACCATGGTGCCGGTGACGGCCGCCGGTCCGCTCGCCGAGCGGTTTACCGGCGTGCACCACAACACCCACGTCTACGACGTCGTGACCGAACTGTTCGGCAACTGA
- a CDS encoding SDR family oxidoreductase, producing MVAVSGTTVLVTGGRRGLGSALVDEVLSRGAAKVYSTAREQYSDSREKVVSVPLEVQDETSVGALAAIASDVDIVINNAGILLPGSLLTGAFDDITTTFDINTLGPLRVTRAFAPILAGNGGGALVNVHSALSWVGGSGAYGASKAAIWSLSNSLRLELRAQGTQVLGVHVGFVDTEMVSDVALPKTAPGDVAATVIDALEAGAHEVLVDEVSVAVKAQLSGPVENLVFDLAH from the coding sequence ATGGTTGCAGTCAGTGGCACGACAGTGTTGGTGACCGGAGGCCGACGCGGTCTCGGCTCGGCACTGGTAGACGAGGTACTCTCCCGCGGCGCGGCCAAGGTGTATTCGACTGCGCGCGAGCAGTACTCGGACAGTCGTGAAAAGGTGGTCAGCGTCCCCCTCGAGGTGCAAGACGAGACATCGGTCGGCGCGCTCGCGGCGATCGCCTCCGACGTCGACATCGTCATCAACAACGCCGGCATTCTGCTGCCGGGCTCTCTGCTGACCGGAGCCTTCGACGACATCACCACGACATTCGACATCAACACCCTCGGTCCGTTGCGGGTCACCCGGGCGTTCGCGCCGATACTTGCCGGCAACGGTGGCGGCGCGCTGGTGAACGTCCACTCCGCGTTGTCCTGGGTGGGAGGCAGCGGAGCCTACGGCGCCTCCAAGGCCGCCATCTGGTCGCTGTCCAATTCCCTGCGCCTGGAACTACGAGCCCAGGGCACCCAGGTGCTCGGCGTGCACGTCGGATTCGTCGACACCGAGATGGTCTCCGACGTGGCCCTGCCCAAGACCGCTCCGGGCGATGTTGCCGCCACTGTGATCGACGCCCTGGAAGCCGGAGCCCACGAGGTCCTGGTCGACGAGGTCTCCGTCGCAGTGAAGGCCCAACTGTCCGGGCCCGTCGAAAACCTCGTCTTCGACCTGGCGCACTGA
- a CDS encoding helix-turn-helix domain-containing protein, translating into MTFERQLQDRESWTAGDRCSVARVLDLLSTKTVFLTVRECFYGTKRFEDFVERIGTSAPAVSRALKQLEAAGVVQRAPYREPGSRARDEYHLTPAGEDLLPVFLSLMQWGDAHLQDGKPPLSFLDRQGRPVRVRVTADADGPAVCSADLEIRYNR; encoded by the coding sequence ATGACATTCGAGCGACAGCTTCAGGATCGCGAATCCTGGACTGCCGGCGACCGCTGTTCGGTGGCCAGGGTGCTGGATCTGCTGAGCACCAAGACGGTGTTCCTCACTGTCCGCGAATGCTTCTATGGCACAAAACGGTTCGAAGACTTCGTGGAGCGCATCGGAACCTCGGCGCCCGCGGTGTCGCGTGCGCTGAAGCAGTTGGAGGCCGCCGGCGTGGTCCAGCGAGCGCCCTACCGAGAGCCCGGCAGCCGGGCGCGCGATGAGTACCACCTGACCCCGGCCGGGGAGGACCTGTTGCCGGTCTTCCTGTCGCTGATGCAATGGGGCGACGCGCACCTGCAGGACGGCAAGCCGCCGCTGTCCTTCCTCGATCGGCAGGGCCGGCCGGTACGCGTGCGGGTCACCGCCGATGCCGATGGCCCCGCGGTGTGCTCGGCCGATCTTGAGATCCGCTACAACAGGTGA
- a CDS encoding universal stress protein: protein MSTPAENAGILVAVDGSPGSDAAVIWAAREGLRRKVPVTLLHVIAPLMVSWSSSVAESSVADLQEDSSTRVLVHAQQVFESALEDPRSVSLRTESRPSPVVWTLAEASRSALMLVVGNRGTGGHNRLPLGSVAAGLLHHAHSPVVVIHEDDVADATAPVVLGVDGSPASEAATRFAFEEAALRGVDLVAVHAWSDIGAVPLFTLDWQVYEVEAQETLAERLAGWQEQYPDVHVRRRLVRDRPAHWLIEESQHAQLVVVGSRGRGGFTGLLLGSVASTVAQLSHAAVAVVHTH, encoded by the coding sequence ATGTCTACGCCAGCCGAGAACGCAGGAATCCTCGTCGCGGTCGACGGCTCGCCCGGTTCGGACGCCGCGGTGATCTGGGCCGCGCGGGAAGGGCTGCGCCGCAAGGTGCCGGTGACGCTGCTCCATGTCATCGCGCCGTTGATGGTCAGCTGGTCGTCCTCCGTGGCCGAGTCGAGTGTCGCTGATTTGCAGGAGGATTCATCCACGAGGGTGCTCGTGCATGCTCAGCAGGTCTTCGAGTCGGCACTCGAGGATCCGAGATCCGTGTCGTTGCGCACCGAGTCGCGACCGTCCCCGGTGGTGTGGACGCTGGCGGAAGCTTCGCGCTCGGCGTTGATGCTGGTAGTCGGCAACCGGGGCACCGGCGGGCACAACCGACTTCCCCTGGGATCGGTGGCTGCCGGCCTGCTGCACCATGCGCACAGCCCGGTCGTGGTGATCCACGAGGACGACGTTGCCGACGCCACGGCGCCGGTGGTGCTCGGCGTGGACGGGTCCCCGGCCTCGGAGGCCGCCACCCGGTTCGCCTTCGAGGAGGCGGCGCTGCGCGGTGTGGACCTGGTGGCCGTGCACGCCTGGAGCGATATCGGGGCGGTCCCGCTGTTCACCCTGGACTGGCAGGTGTACGAGGTAGAGGCACAGGAGACGCTGGCCGAACGGCTTGCCGGATGGCAGGAGCAGTACCCCGATGTGCACGTCCGGCGCCGGCTGGTGCGGGACCGTCCCGCGCACTGGCTGATCGAGGAGTCGCAGCACGCGCAGCTGGTCGTCGTCGGAAGCCGTGGGCGCGGCGGCTTCACCGGTCTGCTGCTGGGTTCGGTCGCCTCGACCGTCGCTCAGCTCTCGCACGCCGCGGTGGCCGTGGTCCACACCCACTGA
- a CDS encoding universal stress protein, translating to MTDTAQPIVVGVDGSANAVGAATWAGAVAARLGVPLHIVYATPYLGHNFSDAAAAVRAAAITGQREAAVSILSAAADAVRSAEPDLSITTSAPSEAADEVLESLSAQSRLIVLGSQDVSATSALLIGSLTLKTITRSACPVIAWRGDILSPTTQPIVVGVDGDNSDAALELAFDLAGALHVPLWAVRSSSSRRAPGDVTIPFLIDWDALEALEWSSLTATVGPWAQRHPEVDVSFFVEPAKPSQALLKHLDGAQLVIVGTRGHGALASALIGSTSLNLLHHSPLPVGVCRPSGD from the coding sequence ATGACCGATACGGCACAGCCCATCGTGGTCGGAGTGGACGGTTCCGCGAACGCGGTGGGTGCGGCAACCTGGGCAGGCGCGGTGGCCGCCCGACTGGGAGTGCCCCTGCACATCGTGTATGCCACGCCCTATCTCGGCCACAATTTCAGCGACGCGGCGGCGGCGGTCCGGGCGGCGGCGATCACCGGGCAGCGAGAGGCCGCGGTATCCATCCTGAGCGCCGCGGCGGACGCGGTGCGCAGTGCCGAACCCGATCTGAGCATCACCACGAGCGCACCTTCCGAAGCCGCCGACGAAGTGCTGGAATCCTTGAGCGCACAGTCCCGGCTGATCGTGCTGGGCTCACAGGACGTATCGGCGACTTCCGCGTTGCTGATCGGGTCTCTGACACTGAAGACGATCACCCGGTCGGCTTGTCCGGTCATTGCATGGCGTGGTGACATTCTCTCTCCGACAACGCAACCGATTGTGGTCGGGGTTGACGGCGACAACAGCGATGCCGCCCTCGAGTTGGCCTTCGACCTTGCCGGCGCACTACACGTCCCGTTGTGGGCCGTGCGGTCCTCGTCGTCGCGTCGCGCGCCCGGCGACGTCACCATCCCGTTCCTGATCGACTGGGACGCACTGGAAGCCCTGGAATGGAGTTCGCTGACCGCGACCGTCGGCCCCTGGGCGCAACGCCATCCGGAGGTCGATGTCAGTTTCTTCGTCGAGCCGGCCAAACCCAGCCAGGCGCTGCTGAAGCACCTCGACGGTGCGCAACTCGTCATCGTCGGGACCCGAGGTCACGGAGCGCTGGCCAGTGCGCTGATCGGATCCACCAGCCTCAACCTGCTGCACCATTCGCCGCTTCCGGTCGGGGTCTGCCGGCCCTCCGGCGACTAG
- a CDS encoding MFS transporter: protein MGYLGELRTNWQPLAAATAGLSAGLSLSAYTNAAMAPQFLGEFGWNRSEFVLTGVITLLTFVFLPIYGRLTDLFGVRRIAVIGVVGLPLCWAGYALMSGPIWQYFAINIVLIGLGVTTTPAIYSRIVATCFDKARGLALAIAISGPPLLGAIGVPALDVINRVYGWRMGCLAIAVTIAVIGSIALLLIPAGEADARHTRREGKTGNDYRLIGRTRVFWILFAGVLLCNLYHTVTTTQLGVVLGDSLGTGGEVSLLISIFATAVIVGRFACGIALDRFPAQLVAAAAMALPGLGCLLIASTWDGFTVLVVAVCCLGAAWGAEGDVIAYLVARRFDLTLYSTVLSILSAAIGVSSALGAFILSRTLQVSESFNGFLVFSGIAAFFGGGLFLLLGSRSAVEEGAETGEPTQPR from the coding sequence ATGGGCTACCTCGGGGAGCTTCGGACCAACTGGCAGCCATTGGCGGCGGCAACCGCGGGTTTGAGCGCCGGGCTGAGCCTGAGCGCGTACACCAACGCCGCCATGGCCCCGCAGTTCCTCGGAGAATTCGGCTGGAATCGTTCGGAATTCGTGTTGACCGGCGTCATCACGCTACTGACGTTCGTGTTCCTGCCCATCTACGGCAGGCTCACCGATCTGTTCGGAGTCCGTCGTATCGCGGTGATCGGTGTCGTCGGACTACCGCTGTGCTGGGCCGGCTACGCGCTGATGTCCGGGCCCATCTGGCAGTACTTCGCGATCAACATCGTGCTGATCGGGCTGGGCGTCACCACGACGCCGGCGATCTACAGCCGAATCGTGGCAACCTGTTTCGACAAGGCCCGCGGTCTGGCACTGGCCATTGCCATCTCCGGACCACCCCTGCTCGGAGCCATCGGCGTACCCGCGCTCGACGTCATCAACCGGGTCTACGGCTGGCGAATGGGCTGCCTGGCGATCGCCGTCACGATCGCCGTGATCGGGAGCATCGCCTTGTTGCTGATTCCGGCCGGCGAGGCCGATGCCCGGCACACCCGCCGAGAGGGCAAGACCGGCAACGACTACCGCCTCATCGGCCGCACCCGGGTGTTCTGGATTCTGTTCGCCGGAGTGCTGCTCTGCAACCTATACCACACAGTGACCACCACCCAACTGGGTGTCGTCCTCGGTGATTCGCTGGGTACCGGAGGTGAGGTCTCGTTGCTGATCTCGATCTTCGCCACCGCCGTGATCGTCGGAAGATTCGCGTGCGGTATTGCGCTGGACCGCTTTCCGGCGCAACTGGTTGCGGCGGCCGCGATGGCACTGCCCGGCCTGGGATGCCTGCTCATCGCCTCGACCTGGGACGGCTTCACGGTGCTGGTCGTCGCGGTCTGCTGCCTGGGGGCGGCGTGGGGAGCCGAAGGCGATGTCATCGCCTATCTGGTGGCGCGGCGGTTCGACCTGACTCTGTACAGCACCGTGCTGAGCATCCTGTCCGCGGCCATCGGGGTCTCCTCTGCTCTCGGTGCCTTCATCCTCAGCAGGACACTGCAGGTGAGCGAGAGCTTCAACGGATTCCTGGTGTTCAGCGGAATCGCCGCATTCTTCGGTGGCGGCTTGTTCCTGCTGCTGGGCAGCCGGTCGGCCGTCGAAGAAGGCGCCGAGACCGGCGAACCGACGCAGCCGCGCTAG
- a CDS encoding cytochrome P450, with translation MTDFDTVDYFTDEALVPDPYPYFDHLRAKCPVARATPFNVIAITGYDEAIAVYKNPAFSSCNSVAGPFSGLPFGPGESDDVRDLIEQHRSQVPMAEHITSQDAPLHTRTRGLLSRLITPKRLKENEDFMWRLADRQLDTFLARGSAEFLVDYAKPFSLLVIADLLGVPEQDHEEFKAVFALETVGELGKEAPTTHNPLQWLNEKFFGYLEDRRRTPRKDVLTELAQAKHEDGSVPDIEDVMNLSTFLFAAGTETTTKLVSSAVRFIGDNPGIEKLLRDDRSKIPAFLEETLRLESPVKSHFRMASTSTTVGEAEIPAGTTVMVLPGACNRDPRKFQRPNEFQTDRPNVREQIAFIRGAHSCPGAPLARAEGRISLERILDRMHDITISEDHHGPAEDRRYEYEPTFIMRGLSELHITFAPAG, from the coding sequence GTGACCGACTTCGACACAGTGGACTACTTCACCGACGAAGCACTGGTACCGGACCCCTATCCGTACTTCGACCATCTGCGTGCGAAGTGTCCGGTGGCCCGGGCGACGCCGTTCAACGTCATCGCGATCACCGGGTACGACGAAGCAATCGCGGTGTACAAGAATCCGGCTTTCTCCTCCTGTAACTCGGTGGCCGGTCCGTTCTCCGGCCTGCCGTTCGGCCCCGGCGAGAGTGACGACGTCCGCGATCTCATCGAGCAGCACCGCAGCCAGGTGCCGATGGCCGAGCACATCACCTCTCAGGACGCGCCGCTGCACACCCGCACACGCGGTTTGTTGAGCAGGCTGATCACGCCGAAACGCCTCAAGGAGAACGAGGACTTCATGTGGCGGCTCGCGGACCGGCAGCTTGACACCTTTCTGGCCCGGGGGAGTGCGGAGTTCCTGGTCGATTACGCAAAGCCGTTCTCGCTACTGGTCATCGCCGATCTGCTGGGGGTGCCCGAGCAGGACCATGAGGAGTTCAAGGCGGTCTTTGCGTTGGAGACCGTCGGCGAACTCGGCAAGGAAGCCCCGACCACACACAATCCACTCCAATGGCTCAATGAGAAGTTCTTCGGGTACCTCGAGGATCGCCGACGAACACCCCGCAAAGATGTCCTCACCGAACTCGCGCAGGCCAAGCACGAGGACGGTTCGGTACCTGACATCGAGGACGTGATGAACCTGTCGACGTTCCTGTTCGCCGCCGGCACCGAGACCACGACGAAGCTGGTGAGTTCGGCGGTGCGGTTCATCGGAGACAACCCCGGCATCGAGAAGCTGCTGCGAGATGATCGGAGCAAGATTCCGGCCTTCCTGGAGGAAACCCTTCGGCTGGAAAGTCCGGTCAAATCCCACTTCCGGATGGCGAGCACGTCCACGACCGTGGGCGAGGCTGAGATCCCGGCGGGAACGACGGTGATGGTGCTACCGGGTGCGTGCAACCGAGACCCGCGAAAGTTTCAGCGACCCAATGAATTCCAGACCGATCGACCGAATGTGCGCGAGCAGATCGCCTTCATCCGCGGCGCGCATTCCTGCCCGGGAGCGCCGCTGGCCCGAGCGGAAGGTCGCATCTCGCTCGAACGCATCCTGGACCGGATGCACGACATCACGATCTCCGAGGATCACCACGGGCCCGCCGAGGACCGGCGCTACGAATACGAGCCGACCTTCATCATGCGTGGACTCAGCGAGCTGCACATCACCTTTGCGCCGGCCGGCTGA